One window of the Eucalyptus grandis isolate ANBG69807.140 chromosome 8, ASM1654582v1, whole genome shotgun sequence genome contains the following:
- the LOC104456528 gene encoding RPM1-interacting protein 4 yields the protein MAQRSRVPQFGKWNAGDDVAYTVYFEKAREQRGNGGVKVGNPNDPQENPNLHPKGAPESKFAPPPPRKPRFSTEEPRGPEPSRKLQERRARADDSDPRRSVNPSAGKDNAASRTNDSRHQYSFHGAAYGEPYKRQAGNPGYDHSFERSPHHHQTKSPGRAAYGSSPGAQGRSQMRADDSSSRGAAVPRFGDWNVNDPASGDGYTDVFNRIKEEKQRGPGAAMSPGPNVRASPYTGNRKPNPRDNPKGCCFPWF from the exons ATGGCT CAACGTTCGCGCGTACCCCAATTTGGCAAATGGAACGCTGGTGATGACGTTGCTTATACTGTCTATTTCGAAAAAGCACGCGAGCAACGAGGCAACGGTGGCGTGAAAGTGGGGAACCCGAATGACCCGCAAGAGAACCCCAACTTACATCCCAAAGGTGCACCTGAGTCCAAgtttgctcctcctcctccccgtaAACCTAGGTTTTCCACTGAGGAGCCGAGAGGACCTGAACCTTCTAGGAAGTTGCAGGAGAGGAGGGCGAGGGCAGACGACAGCGACCCAAGACGGTCTGTCAACCCCTCGGCAGGTAAAGACAATGCAGCATCTCGGACCAATGACTCGAGACACCAATACTCGTTCCATGGGGCCGCCTATGGTGAGCCTTACAAGAGGCAGGCTGGCAATCCTGGTTATGATCACAGTTTCGAACGGTCACCTCATCATCACCAAACGAAATCTCCAGGCCGAGCTGCTTATGGGAGCAGCCCTGGGGCCCAGGGAAGATCCCAAATGAGAGCAGACGATAGC TCTAGCAGAGGTGCTGCAGTTCCACGATTCGGTGATTGGAATGTGAATGACCCTGCATCTGGTGATGGCTACACTGATGTTTTCAACAgaataaaggaagagaagcagaGAGGCCCTGGTGCAGCAATGTCGCCTGGTCCCAATGTCCGCGCATCGCCATACACCGGCAACAGGAAGCCAAATCCAAGGGACAATCCCAAG GGCTGTTGCTTCCCCTGGTTCTGA